The following proteins are encoded in a genomic region of Alnus glutinosa chromosome 8, dhAlnGlut1.1, whole genome shotgun sequence:
- the LOC133875721 gene encoding histone deacetylase 6-like, protein MADSREGVSLPSGPDAKKRRVSYFYEPSIGDYYYGQGHPMKPHRIRMAHNLIVHYGLHRRMEINRPFPAGPADIRRFHSLEYVDFLASVTPETLTDPVFSRHLKRFNVGEDCPVFDGLFGFCQASAGGSIGAAVKLNRGDADIALNWAGGLHHAKKAEASGFCYVNDIVLGILELLKVHRRVLYVDIDVHHGDGVEEAFYATDRVMTVSFHKFGDFFPGTGHIKDTGWGTGKHYALNVPLNDGMDDESFRGLFRPIIQKVMEIYQPDAVVLQCGADSLSGDRLGCFNLSVKGHADCLRFLRSFNAPLMVLGGGGYTIRNVARCWCYETAVAVGVEPDNKLPYNEYYEYFGPDYTLHVDPCNMENLNSPKDMEKIRNTLLEQLSRLPHVPSVPFQTTPPTTQVPEEAEERMDQRPKPRIWNGDEYDSDPDEDEKPQHTESNLETRDAVDEMDEDRSEVHPLS, encoded by the exons ATGGCCGATAGCAGAGAGGGCGTGTCACTGCCATCGGGGCCTGACGCGAAGAAGAGGCGAGTGAGCTACTTCTACGAGCCGAGCATAGGGGACTACTACTACGGGCAGGGGCATCCGATGAAGCCCCACAGGATCCGGATGGCCCACAACCTCATCGTCCACTACGGGCTCCACCGTCGGATGGAGATCAACCGGCCATTCCCGGCGGGGCCTGCCGACATCAGGCGGTTCCACTCGCTGGAGTACGTGGACTTCCTCGCCTCCGTCACGCCGGAGACCCTCACCGACCCGGTCTTCTCGCGCCACCTCAAGCGCTTCAATGTCGGCGAGGACTGTCCGGTCTTCGACGGCCTCTTCGGCTTCTGCCAGGCCTCCGCTGGCGGCTCCATCGGCGCCGCCGTCAAGCTCAACCGCGGTGACGCCGACATCGCCCTCAACTGGGCCGGCGGCCTCCATCACGCTAAGAAGGCCGAGGCCTCCGGCTTCTGCTACGTCAACGACATCGTGCTCGGCATTCTCGAGCTTCTCAAAGTTCACAgg CGTGTACTCTATGTAGACATTGATGTTCATCATGGAGATGGGGTTGAGGAGGCATTTTACGCCACTGACAGAGTCATGACTGTATCCTTCCATAAATTTGGGGATTTCTTTCCGGGGACCGGGCACATTAAGGACACAGGGTGGGGGACTGGGAAGCACTATGCCCTGAATGTCCCATTAAATGATGGAATGGATGACGAGAGTTTCCGTGGTCTGTTTCGGCCCATCATTCAAAAAGTCATGGAGATCTATCAGCCGGATGCGGTTGTTCTTCAATGCGGAGCAGATTCGTTGTCTGGTGACAGGTTGGGGTGCTTCAACTTGTCTGTGAAGGGCCATGCGGATTGCCTTCGTTTTCTTAGATCTTTCAATGCGCCTCTGATGGTCTTGGGTGGTGGAGGGTATACAATCCGCAATGTTGCCCGTTGCTGGTGCTACGAG ACAGCAGTTGCAGTTGGAGTGGAGCCTGATAATAAATTGCCTTACAATGAATATTATGAGTATTTTGGCCCAGATTATACCCTTCATGTTGACCCATGTAACATGGAGAATCTAAACTCACCCAAAGATATGGAGAAAATAAG GAATACGCTGCTAGAGCAACTTTCAAGATTACCACATGTGCCTAGCGTGCCTTTTCAGACAACACCACCCACCACACAAGTCCCGGAAGAG GCGGAAGAGCGCATGGATCAAAGGCCGAAACCTCGCATATGGAATGGTGATGAGTATGACTCTGATCCTGATGAAGACGAGAAGCCTCAACATACTGAGTCAAATTTGGAAACGAG AGATGCAGTTGATGAAATGGATGAAGATAGAAGTGAAGTGCATCCTCTGTCCTGA
- the LOC133876414 gene encoding uncharacterized protein LOC133876414: MDDDGECVSLPSGPDAKKRRVSYFYEPSIGEYNYGQEHPMQPHRIRMAHNLIVQYELHRRMEINRPFPAGPADIRQFHSHEYVDFLASVTPETLTDPVFSRHLKRFNIGEDCPVFDGLFGFCQASAGGSIGSAVKLNRGDADIALNWAGGLHHAKKAEASGFCYVNDIVLGILELLKVHRRVLYVDIDVHHGDGVEKAFYATNRVMTLSFHKFGDFFPGTGHIKNTGRGTGKNYALNVPLNDGIDDESFRRLFRPIIQKVMEIYQPDAVVLQCGADSLSGDKLGCFNLSVKGHADCLHFLRSFNVPLMVLGGGGYTIPNVARCWCYETAVAVGVEPDNKLPHNEYYEYFGPDYTLHVEPCNMKNLNSLKYMEKIRNTLLEQLSRIPHVPSVPFQATPPTTQVPEEAEEDMDQRRKPCMWNEMTPKLSNASISKVSARVPEGMEPSTSKRFKASLEGNWGRMGLPQARKGKRASFDPLDKSFKASLLSSKSKDNQGRMCLSRARKEKGATFDQPEDSSSEFNLDQLATQPSLGMLSDIVPPDRRGEIFKDPVMALTRLFTEDDLEEKNKLFGILSEELCHSLVGAVLYALALNREHKRLGMIMKDLQKTRKGTRVAFDQPEDSSVEFDHQLATQPSSGMSSDIGLLDRQGEIFKDPVTALNRLFPEDYLEEKSKESFEILSEGLCHFLTRMVLYVVASIREQKRLSTIMRDLQGARKGKGVAFDQPKDSSPEFDLGQHYTLPSLGMPSEIGPSDRRREIFKDPITALSRLFPEDYLEEKSKESFGNLSEELCHFLARMVLYVVAFIRQRKRLDTIMRDLQEERKGKGVAFDQPKDSYFKYDLDQPATQPSSWMSSDIGPLNRRGKIFKDPTMVLSRLFPDDCLEEMSKESFGILSEALCHSLVEVVSYALSLIREWKRLEKIMRDLQVENMYLKPDQRWLENSHKLCRRVLDKEKKEHKVRDQRLSNALEATQAKLEEARGQLRRIGGDNSIELEAFKREFLLEKCMFAWLAEVDKNFEALQALQDELEAKKCELETVWEELMSEKVKFDNLVSAWTVFEVAWAKLEATLLILPS; this comes from the exons ATGGACGATGACGGAGAGTGCGTGTCGCTGCCATCGGGGCCGGACGCGAAGAAGAGACGAGTGAGCTACTTCTACGAGCCGAGCATAGGGGAGTACAACTACGGGCAGGAGCATCCAATGCAGCCCCACAGGATCCGGATGGCCCACAACCTGATCGTACAATACGAGCTCCACCGTCGGATGGAGATAAACCGGCCATTTCCAGCGGGGCCCGCCGATATCAGGCAGTTCCACTCGCATGAGTACGTGGACTTCCTAGCCTCCGTCACGCCGGAGACCCTCACCGACCCGGTCTTCTCGCGCCACCTCAAGCGCTTCAATATCGGCGAGGACTGTCCGGTCTTCGACGGCCTCTTCGGCTTCTGCCAGGCCTCCGCCGGCGGCTCCATCGGCTCTGCCGTCAAGCTCAACCGCGGAGACGCCGACATCGCCCTCAACTGGGCCGGCGGCCTCCACCACGCTAAGAAGGCCGAGGCCTCCGGCTTCTGCTACGTCAACGACATCGTGCTCGGCATTCTCGAGCTTCTCAAAGTTCACAGG CGTGTACTCTACGTGGATATTGATGTTCACCATGGAGATGGGGTTGAGAAGGCATTTTACGCCACTAACAGAGTCATGACGTTGTCCTTCCATAAATTTGGGGATTTCTTTCCGGGGACGGGGCACATTAAGAACACAGGGCGCGGGACTGGGAAGAACTATGCCCTGAATGTCCCTTTAAATGATGGAATAGACGATGAGAGTTTCCGTCGTCTGTTTCGGCCAATCATTCAAAAAGTCATGGAGATCTATCAGCCGGATGCGGTTGTTCTTCAATGTGGAGCAGATTCGTTGTCTGGTGACAAGTTGGGGTGCTTCAACTTGTCTGTGAAGGGCCATGCCGATTGCCTTCATTTTCTTAGATCTTTCAACGTGCCTCTCATGGTCTTGGGTGGTGGAGGGTATACAATCCCCAATGTTGCCCGGTGCTGGTGCTACGAG ACAGCAGTTGCAGTCGGAGTGGAGCCTGATAATAAATTGCCTCACAATGAATATTATGAGTATTTTGGCCCAGATTATACTCTTCACGTTGAACCATGCAACATGAAGAATCTAAACTCACTCAAATATATGGAGAAAATAAG GAATACGCTGCTAGAGCAACTTTCAAGAATACCACATGTACCTAGTGTACCTTTTCAGGCAACACCACCCACCACACAAGTCCCGGAAGAG GCAGAAGAGGACATGGATCAAAGGCGAAAACCTTGCATGTGGAATG AGATGACCCCAAAGCTTAGCAATGCCTCCATCTCTAAGGTGAGTGCTCGAGTCCCAGAAGGCATGGAGCCCTCGACGAGCAAGAGGTTTAAGGCTTCTCTTGAAGGCAATTGGGGGAGAATGGGTCTTCCTCAGGCAAGGAAAGGAAAGAGGGCAAGCTTCGACCCACTCGACAAGAGTTTCAAGGCTTCTCTTCTGTCCTCCAAATCTAAAGACAATCAGGGGAGAATGTGTCTTTCCCGGGCGAGGAAAGAAAAGGGGGCAACCTTTGACCAACCCGAAGACTCATCTTCTGAGTTCAATCTGGATCAACTTGCCACCCAGCCTTCTTTAGGGATGCTGTCAGACATTGTTCCTCCGGACAGACGGGGAGAGATCTTCAAGGATCCGGTAATGGCGCTTACTAGGCTCTTTACTGAGGACGATTTGGAGGAAAAGAATAAGTTGTTCGGGATCCTTAGCGAGGAGCTTTGCCATTCTCTTGTAGGG GCGGTGTTATATGCTCTTGCACTCAATAGGGAGCATAAGAGGCTAGGCATGATCATGAAGGATCTCCAGAAGACAAGGAAAGGAACAAGAGTGGCCTTTGACCAGCCCGAAGACTCATCTGTAGAGTTTGATCATCAACTTGCCACCCAGCCTTCTTCAGGGATGTCGTCTGACATTGGTCTTTTAGATAGACAGGGAGAGATCTTCAAGGATCCAGTAACAGCGCTTAACAGGCTCTTTCCCGAGGACTACTTGGAGGAAAAGAGTAAGGAGTCATTTGAGATCCTTAGCGAGGGGCTTTGCCATTTTCTTACCCGG ATGGTGTTATATGTTGTGGCTTCCATTAGGGAGCAGAAGAGGCTGAGCACGATCATGAGGGATCTCCAGGGAGCAAGGAAAggaaagggggtggccttcgacCAGCCTAAAGACTCATCTCCTGAGTTTGATCTGGGTCAGCATTACACCTTGCCGTCTTTGGGGATGCCATCTGAAATTGGTCCTTCGGATAGACGGAGAGAGATCTTCAAGGATCCAATAACAGCGCTTAGCAGGCTCTTTCCTGAGGACTATTTGGAGGAAAAGAGCAAGGAGTCATTCGGGAACCTTAGCGAGGAGCTTTGCCATTTTCTTGCTCGG ATGGTGTTATATGTTGTGGCTTTCATTAGGCAGCGAAAGAGGCTTGACACAATCATGAGGGATCTCCAAGAGGAGAGGAAAGGAAAGGGGGTGGCCTTTGACCAGCCCAAAGACTCGTATTTTAAGTATGATCTGGATCAGCCTGCCACCCAACCTTCTTCGTGGATGTCGTCTGACATTGGTCCTTTGAACAGACGGGGAAAGATCTTCAAGGATCCAACAATGGTGCTTAGCAGGCTCTTTCCCGATGACTGTTTGGAGGAAATGAGCAAGGAGTCGTTCGGGATCCTTAGCGAGGCGCTTTGCCATTCTCTCGTCGAG GTAGTGTCATATGCTTTGTCTCTCATTAGGGAGTGGAAGAGGCTGGAGAAGATCATGAGAGATCTCCAAGTGGAGAACATGTACCTTAAGCCGGATCAACGATGGTTGGAGAACTCGCACAAGCTCTGTCGGAGAGTGCTGGACAAGGAGAAGAAAGAGCACAAGGTTAGGGACCAGAGGCTTTCAAATGCGCTTGAGGCCACTCAAGCCAAGCTTGAGGAGGCTCGGGGCCAACTGAGGAGGATTGGGGGAGACAACTCAATTGAACTCGAGGCCTTTAAGCGCGAGTTTCTATTAGAGAAGTGCATGTTTGCTTGGTTGGCCGAGGTGGATAAGAATTTTGAGGCTCTTCAAGCCCTTCAGGATGAGCTGGAGGCCAAGAAGTGTGAGCTTGAGACGGTTTGGGAGGAGCTGATGTCTGAGAAGGTTAAGTTCGACAACCTTGTGTCGGCCTGGACTGTCTTTGAGGTTGCTTGGGCTAAGTTGGAGGCAACTCTTTTAATATTGCCCTCCTAA